Proteins found in one Actinokineospora alba genomic segment:
- a CDS encoding S10 family peptidase, giving the protein MASQDAPVDGPDPEPADDLVTTSHTLTVRKRELAYTATTGRLVLRKEVMTDGTFDGHLPKAEVFVTAYTLDGADPATRPVTFAFNGGPGSSSIWLHLGVLGPRRVVAGDAGALAAPPYGLVDNPETLLTHSDLVFIDPVSTGYSRAIKGEKPGDHHGFQGDLESVGEVIRLWTTRNGRWTSPKFLAGESYGTTRAGGLAHHLHTRHGMYLNGLILISSVLDFSTLIFAEGNDLPYPLYLPTYAAIAHHHGLHGDRPLDEVLAEAEAFASRDYPWALSQGARLSTEDRSAIVTTVARLSGLSEEYVDRVDLRIEHTRFFAELLRHRKQTVGRLDGRFTGWDGDYGREKLSEDPSMSAIMGAYTAGINHYLHAELGYHKDLPYEVLSLPVNRDWSFKEFENAHVTVTDKLSAVMRANPHLKLHVASGYTDGATPYFATDHTLAHLALPEELRDNIEVVYYPAGHMMYIHEPSRLQQSKDLAKFVKRASNR; this is encoded by the coding sequence ATGGCATCCCAGGACGCACCAGTCGACGGGCCGGACCCGGAGCCCGCCGACGATCTGGTCACGACGTCGCACACGCTGACAGTACGCAAGCGCGAGCTGGCCTACACGGCCACGACCGGCAGACTGGTGCTGCGCAAGGAGGTGATGACCGACGGGACCTTCGACGGCCACCTCCCCAAAGCCGAGGTCTTCGTGACCGCCTACACCCTCGACGGCGCCGACCCGGCCACCCGCCCGGTCACCTTCGCCTTCAACGGCGGCCCCGGCTCGTCGAGCATCTGGCTGCACTTGGGCGTGCTCGGCCCGCGGCGGGTCGTCGCCGGTGACGCCGGCGCGCTCGCCGCGCCGCCGTACGGGCTGGTCGACAACCCGGAAACCCTGCTGACGCACAGCGATCTGGTCTTCATCGACCCCGTGTCCACCGGCTACTCGCGGGCGATCAAGGGCGAGAAACCCGGCGACCACCACGGCTTCCAGGGCGACCTGGAGTCCGTCGGCGAGGTCATCCGGCTCTGGACGACCCGCAACGGCCGGTGGACGTCGCCGAAGTTCCTCGCGGGCGAGTCCTACGGCACCACCCGCGCGGGCGGTCTCGCGCACCACCTGCACACCCGCCACGGCATGTACCTCAACGGCCTGATCCTGATCTCGTCGGTGCTCGACTTCTCCACCCTGATCTTCGCCGAGGGCAACGACCTGCCCTACCCGCTGTACCTGCCGACCTACGCCGCCATCGCGCACCACCACGGCCTGCACGGCGACCGCCCGCTGGACGAAGTCCTCGCCGAGGCGGAGGCCTTCGCGTCCCGCGACTACCCGTGGGCACTCAGCCAAGGGGCCCGTCTGTCCACTGAGGACCGGTCGGCCATCGTGACGACGGTTGCCCGCCTGTCGGGCCTGTCCGAGGAGTACGTCGACCGCGTCGACCTACGCATCGAGCACACCCGCTTCTTCGCCGAACTCCTCCGCCACCGCAAGCAGACCGTCGGCAGGCTCGACGGCCGCTTCACCGGCTGGGACGGCGACTACGGCCGCGAGAAGCTCAGCGAGGACCCGTCGATGTCGGCGATCATGGGCGCCTACACCGCGGGCATCAACCACTACCTGCACGCGGAACTGGGCTACCACAAGGACTTGCCCTACGAGGTGCTGAGCCTGCCGGTCAACCGCGACTGGTCGTTCAAGGAATTCGAGAACGCCCACGTCACCGTCACCGACAAGCTCTCCGCGGTGATGCGGGCCAACCCGCACCTCAAACTCCACGTCGCCTCCGGCTACACCGACGGCGCCACACCGTATTTCGCGACCGACCACACGCTGGCGCACCTGGCGCTGCCCGAGGAACTGCGCGACAACATCGAAGTCGTGTACTACCCGGCGGGCCACATGATGTACATCCACGAACCGAGCAGGCTTCAACAGTCCAAGGACCTGGCCAAGTTCGTGAAGCGGGCGTCGAATCGGTAG
- a CDS encoding uracil-DNA glycosylase, whose translation MTMEELDRAVTGCRACPRLVAWREEVAHVKRAAFRDQEYWGRPVPGFGPPDASIAIVGLAPAAHGANRTGRMFTGDRSGDFLYAAMHAVGLASQPTSTHLGDGLELFGVRITAPVKCAPPANKPTPKERDNCRPWLEQELGLLRPTLRAVVVLGGFGWQAVLPVLSRYWVVPAPRPVFGHGVRYSLAALDGGPELRLFGCYHVSQQNTFTGRLTPAMVEDVLIQAKVVADGGA comes from the coding sequence ATGACTATGGAGGAACTCGACCGCGCGGTCACCGGCTGCCGCGCCTGCCCGCGCCTGGTCGCCTGGCGCGAGGAGGTCGCCCACGTCAAACGAGCCGCCTTCCGCGACCAGGAGTACTGGGGCCGCCCGGTTCCCGGCTTCGGCCCCCCGGACGCATCGATCGCCATCGTCGGCCTGGCCCCCGCCGCGCACGGGGCGAACCGGACCGGCCGGATGTTCACCGGCGACCGCTCCGGCGACTTCCTGTACGCCGCCATGCACGCGGTCGGCCTGGCGTCGCAACCCACGTCCACCCACCTCGGCGACGGGCTGGAGCTGTTCGGGGTCCGCATCACGGCCCCGGTGAAGTGCGCACCGCCCGCCAACAAGCCGACACCGAAGGAGCGCGACAACTGTCGGCCGTGGCTGGAGCAGGAACTGGGACTGTTGCGGCCGACCCTGCGGGCGGTGGTGGTGCTGGGTGGGTTCGGCTGGCAGGCGGTGCTGCCGGTCCTGAGTCGGTACTGGGTGGTGCCCGCGCCTCGACCGGTGTTCGGGCACGGGGTGCGGTATTCGCTGGCGGCGTTGGACGGCGGGCCGGAGCTGCGGCTGTTCGGCTGCTACCACGTCAGTCAGCAGAACACGTTCACCGGCAGGCTGACGCCTGCGATGGTGGAGGACGTGCTGATCCAGGCGAAAGTGGTGGCTGACGGTGGAGCCTGA
- a CDS encoding DUF5753 domain-containing protein: protein MTGKHEATPPSPRARRSWRDRFCATPVRPGRSAAVRERLADESEPERQRHNADLERAAARIVVVDFSLVPVLARSADYSRHLAGLTDGGWADPESVLTDRIRRQAVLYDPAKTVEILVGESALRYPPCPPQIRRAQSARLTALLCLRRVRLGIIPLNAELPTITEHGYSMFDDQVVVDINHTEVTITDPADVALYERITTALWRSALKADAARALLRRTGR from the coding sequence ATGACCGGAAAGCACGAGGCCACCCCGCCGTCGCCCCGGGCCCGCCGATCCTGGCGTGACCGCTTCTGCGCCACCCCGGTCCGACCGGGCCGCTCCGCGGCGGTCCGCGAGCGCCTGGCCGACGAGTCCGAACCGGAACGGCAGCGACACAACGCCGACCTGGAGCGGGCGGCCGCCCGGATCGTGGTGGTGGACTTCTCGCTCGTCCCCGTCCTCGCCCGTTCCGCGGACTACTCCCGGCACCTGGCGGGTCTGACCGACGGCGGATGGGCCGATCCGGAGTCCGTCCTCACCGACCGGATCCGCCGCCAAGCCGTGCTCTACGACCCGGCCAAGACGGTCGAGATCCTGGTCGGCGAGTCGGCCCTGCGCTATCCGCCGTGCCCGCCGCAAATCCGGCGCGCGCAATCGGCCCGCTTGACCGCCCTGCTCTGCCTGCGGCGGGTCCGGCTGGGAATCATCCCGCTGAACGCCGAACTGCCGACGATCACCGAGCACGGCTACAGCATGTTCGACGACCAGGTCGTCGTGGACATCAACCACACCGAGGTCACCATCACCGACCCGGCCGACGTCGCCCTGTACGAACGGATCACCACCGCCCTCTGGCGATCCGCGCTCAAGGCCGACGCGGCCCGCGCCCTCCTGCGCCGGACGGGCCGCTGA
- a CDS encoding S8 family peptidase: MSGNSGESRTGVRVKRRKTLAAALAAPLVVSLAWVATPSATAGQELSGKSVEFNVLAADGTATEALEAAVRKAGGTVVASNRTVGLLTATAPENGFTQRLSVEKSVAAVARSRSIGQSPDAKAPKDKAKDVEKENRAAGGKGTQGGVAAGMDPLDSQLWGLRSVRSDLAREVQAGDKRVKVGVLDTGVDGSHPDIAPNFDRQLSRNFTRDIPVDDLGQEVDGPCEFAGCVDPADVDNGGHGTHVAGTIAAAADGHGISGVAPGVSIVNIRGGQDSGYFFLQPVIDAMTYSGDVGLDVVNMSFFVDPWLYNCKSNAADSTEEQVQQRIAIISITRAMKYAYRKGVTQIVSLGNQHQDLGKPLPDATSPNYPAGNEHDRVIDNADCFSLPVEGPHAVGVSSFGPSQAKADYSNYGFERISVSAPGGYFRDGLGTPTYRTNGNLILSAYPKNVALTEGAIDADGNVTPDGEALGVQKACRPDGSCGYYQFLQGTSMASPHASGVAALIVAQYGKYNAGGVNLDPAKTQRVLEGTAHDIACPSPRTVDYTLVGRPAEFNATCEGDAAHNNFYGHGGVDAYTAVTKGAKFLK, from the coding sequence ATGTCCGGGAATTCTGGAGAGAGTCGAACAGGAGTACGCGTGAAGCGACGCAAGACGCTGGCAGCAGCGCTCGCGGCCCCGCTGGTCGTGTCCCTCGCCTGGGTCGCCACACCATCGGCGACCGCGGGCCAGGAACTGTCCGGGAAGTCGGTCGAGTTCAACGTCCTCGCCGCCGACGGCACCGCCACGGAGGCCCTTGAGGCCGCCGTGCGCAAGGCCGGTGGCACCGTGGTCGCCAGCAACCGCACCGTCGGTCTGCTGACGGCGACCGCGCCGGAGAACGGTTTCACCCAGCGGCTCTCGGTGGAGAAGTCGGTCGCCGCGGTGGCCCGATCGAGGTCCATCGGCCAGTCCCCGGACGCCAAGGCGCCCAAGGACAAGGCCAAGGACGTCGAGAAGGAGAACCGCGCGGCGGGCGGCAAGGGCACGCAGGGTGGCGTCGCGGCGGGCATGGACCCGCTCGACTCCCAGCTGTGGGGCCTCAGGTCGGTCCGCTCCGACCTGGCCCGCGAGGTCCAGGCCGGTGACAAGCGCGTCAAGGTCGGTGTCCTCGACACCGGTGTCGACGGCAGCCACCCGGACATCGCGCCGAACTTCGACCGTCAGCTGTCGCGCAACTTCACCCGCGACATCCCGGTCGACGACCTCGGCCAGGAAGTCGACGGCCCGTGTGAGTTCGCGGGCTGCGTGGACCCGGCCGATGTCGACAACGGCGGCCACGGCACGCACGTGGCGGGCACCATCGCCGCCGCGGCCGACGGCCACGGCATCTCCGGTGTCGCGCCTGGTGTGTCCATTGTGAACATCCGCGGTGGGCAGGACTCCGGCTACTTCTTCCTGCAGCCGGTCATCGACGCGATGACGTACTCCGGTGACGTGGGCCTCGACGTGGTCAACATGTCGTTCTTCGTCGACCCGTGGCTCTACAACTGCAAGAGCAACGCGGCGGACAGCACCGAAGAGCAGGTGCAGCAGCGCATCGCGATCATCTCGATCACGCGTGCGATGAAGTACGCCTACCGCAAGGGCGTCACCCAGATCGTGTCGCTGGGCAACCAGCACCAGGACCTGGGCAAGCCGCTGCCCGACGCGACGAGCCCGAACTACCCGGCGGGCAACGAGCACGACCGCGTGATCGACAACGCGGACTGCTTCTCGCTGCCGGTCGAGGGCCCGCACGCGGTCGGCGTCAGCTCGTTCGGTCCGTCGCAGGCGAAGGCGGACTACTCGAACTACGGCTTCGAGCGCATCTCGGTCTCGGCCCCGGGCGGCTACTTCCGCGACGGGCTCGGGACTCCGACGTACCGGACCAACGGGAACCTGATCCTGTCGGCCTACCCGAAGAACGTCGCCCTCACCGAGGGCGCGATCGACGCGGACGGCAACGTCACCCCCGACGGCGAGGCGCTCGGTGTGCAGAAGGCGTGCAGGCCGGACGGTTCCTGTGGCTACTACCAGTTCCTGCAGGGCACCTCGATGGCCTCGCCGCACGCTTCCGGTGTGGCGGCGCTGATCGTGGCGCAGTACGGCAAGTACAACGCGGGCGGCGTGAACCTGGACCCCGCCAAGACCCAGCGCGTCCTCGAGGGCACGGCACACGACATCGCGTGCCCGTCCCCGCGGACGGTGGACTACACGCTGGTCGGCAGGCCCGCCGAGTTCAACGCCACCTGCGAGGGCGACGCGGCGCACAACAACTTCTACGGCCATGGCGGTGTGGACGCTTACACCGCCGTCACCAAGGGCGCGAAGTTCCTGAAGTAA
- a CDS encoding asparaginase — MSTVVVFGLGGTIAMTADSGGGVVPALSVEQLVAAVPGLAESGIDVEVEDFRRVPGASLSFDDLDALAAAIERRLDGGADGVVVTQGTDTIEETAYFLDLVHTRAEPVVVTGAMRNPTLAGADGPANLFAAIRAAASPRTRDLGALVVFADEIHAACRVRKTHSTSGGTFQSPNGGALGYVVEGEARILNRPVRSRPSQVEGPSRRPTVALVTMTLGDDGAVLDAIADRVDGLVVAAFGVGHVPSGVVDRLGEVAARVPVVLASRTGSGPVLTETYAFPGSESDLLGRGLISAGFLDPLKARILLHHLLSRGASLAGVRDVFAEV; from the coding sequence GTGTCCACAGTGGTCGTGTTCGGCCTTGGCGGCACCATCGCCATGACCGCGGACTCCGGCGGCGGGGTGGTGCCCGCGCTCTCGGTCGAGCAGCTCGTCGCGGCGGTGCCGGGGCTCGCGGAGTCGGGGATCGACGTCGAGGTCGAGGACTTCCGACGGGTTCCCGGGGCGTCCTTGTCGTTCGACGACCTGGACGCGCTCGCCGCCGCGATCGAGCGGCGGCTCGACGGCGGCGCGGACGGGGTCGTGGTCACCCAGGGCACCGACACGATCGAGGAGACCGCGTACTTCCTCGACCTCGTGCACACCCGGGCCGAGCCGGTCGTCGTCACCGGCGCGATGCGCAACCCGACGCTGGCCGGTGCGGACGGTCCCGCGAACCTCTTCGCCGCGATCCGGGCGGCGGCCAGTCCGCGGACCCGCGACCTCGGCGCGCTGGTCGTGTTCGCCGACGAGATCCACGCCGCCTGCCGGGTCCGCAAGACCCACTCGACCAGCGGCGGCACCTTCCAGTCACCCAACGGTGGCGCGCTCGGCTACGTGGTCGAGGGGGAGGCCCGAATCCTCAACCGTCCGGTCCGCTCGCGGCCGTCCCAGGTGGAGGGTCCGTCGAGGCGGCCGACCGTCGCCCTCGTGACCATGACCCTCGGGGACGACGGCGCGGTTCTCGACGCCATCGCCGACCGGGTGGACGGGCTGGTCGTCGCGGCTTTCGGCGTGGGGCACGTGCCCAGCGGGGTCGTCGACCGGCTCGGTGAGGTGGCCGCGCGGGTTCCGGTCGTCCTGGCGTCCCGCACGGGCTCCGGGCCGGTTCTCACCGAGACCTACGCGTTCCCCGGGTCGGAGTCCGACCTGCTGGGCCGGGGTCTGATTTCCGCCGGTTTCCTCGACCCGCTGAAGGCCCGGATCCTCCTGCACCACCTGCTCTCGCGTGGTGCGAGCCTGGCGGGCGTCCGGGACGTCTTTGCTGAGGTCTGA
- a CDS encoding HAD domain-containing protein — protein MVRPLVLLDVDGPLNPFAGSAETRVGFVEHRIRLSRWNKRKVLRLWLNPALGPALLGLAERTGAQLAWATTWGHRANTVIGPAICLPVLRVVELDDSGGRWKFPAVERFAAGRPLVWLDGDFDFYPAERDAFLGRRVGVPTELWRVDPRVGLNTDDVATVEAWLGGHSNVGTAK, from the coding sequence GTGGTGAGACCACTGGTGCTGCTCGACGTCGATGGGCCGCTGAACCCGTTCGCCGGGTCCGCGGAGACGCGGGTGGGTTTCGTGGAGCACCGGATCCGGCTGTCGCGGTGGAACAAGCGCAAGGTGCTCCGACTCTGGCTCAACCCGGCGCTCGGGCCCGCCCTGCTGGGCCTGGCCGAACGCACTGGTGCGCAGCTCGCGTGGGCGACGACGTGGGGGCATCGGGCGAACACGGTCATCGGGCCGGCTATCTGCCTTCCCGTGCTCCGCGTGGTCGAGCTTGACGACTCCGGTGGGCGGTGGAAGTTCCCCGCCGTGGAGCGGTTCGCGGCGGGCAGGCCGCTGGTGTGGCTGGACGGCGACTTCGACTTCTATCCCGCCGAGCGGGACGCGTTCCTTGGCAGGCGGGTGGGTGTGCCGACCGAGTTGTGGCGGGTCGACCCCCGGGTCGGGCTGAACACCGACGACGTGGCCACTGTCGAGGCATGGCTTGGTGGGCACTCGAATGTCGGTACGGCGAAATGA